From the Danio aesculapii chromosome 9, fDanAes4.1, whole genome shotgun sequence genome, one window contains:
- the gpa33b gene encoding cell surface A33 antigen, with protein MTNWKLIFCSLCLISVMSATFGLEVTMSQASMEVARGDDVRLMCTFKPKKPENDLIIVTWIGDADETSGDKVLFGNYYSNTNKVDIDPQYVNRVSIETDLTTKTSTLTIKQVTQKESRKIRCYVQIPGDIEGKPADTTFLLVQVAPSQPVCKVVGTAEYGHNISLTCVSEEGSPVPTYKWERYSVKNVPQGFPIKTTEKDGVLSLVNVSSETSGYYICLSSNKVGSAKCNMTLSILPPSMNLATIGIVAGCVAGAVVLLIVIICCCRKRKQKQKLKEYQMEKPAVEYHDNSPLENIDERNIDTIAITDERTGKARNDNFEDRYDDSGSGRDDFRGRENHKGSRDELRDRNDDRRGSRDELRDRNDDRRGSHDELRDRYEDRRGSRDELRDRYEDRRGSRDELRDRYEDRRGSRDELRERYDDRRDQYDDRRDQYDDRRDHYDDRRGSRDDLRDRYDDRRDRYDDRKGSRDDLRDRYR; from the exons TGATGTCGGCTACATTTGGACTGGAAGTGACAATGAGTCAAGCGTCCATGGAGGTTGCCAGAGGTGATGATGTCAGACTCATGTGTACTTTTAAACCTAAGAAACCAGAAAATGACCTTATCATTGTAACATGGATTGGTGATGCTGATGAGACATCTGGGGACAAG GTCCTTTTTGGAAACTACTACTCCAATACTAATAAAGTAGACATTGATCCTCAATATGTAAACAGAGTCTCAATAGAAACAGACCTTACCACAAAAACATCAACGCTGACAATAAAACAAGTCACTCAGAAGGAAAGCAGAAAAATTAGATGTTATGTTCAGATCCCTGGAGACATCGAAGGCAAACCAGCAGACACTACTTTTCTTTTGGTTCAGG TTGCACCATCACAGCCTGTTTGTAAGGTAGTAGGGACAGCAGAATACGGACACAATATTAGCCTAACCTGTGTCTCTGAGGAAGGTTCACCAGTACCCACGTACAAATGGGAGAGATATAGCGTCAAAAATGTCCCACAAGGGTTTCCTATCAAAACCACTGAGA aggatGGAGTTCTGTCTTTGGTCAATGTATCAAGTGAGACATCAGGGTACTATATTTGCCTGTCAAGCAATAAGGTTGGATCAGCTAAATGTAACATGACATTGTCCATACTGCCTC CGTCCATGAATCTTGCCACAATAGGCATTGTTGCTGGTTGTGTTGCTGGAGCTGTAGTGCTTCTAATAGTCATCATCTGCTGCTGCCGCAAAcgcaaacaaaaacagaagctaaaagaGTATCAAATGGA AAAACCAGCAGTGGAATACCATGACAATTCACCTCTAGAAAATATTGACGAAAGGAATATAGACACCATTGCCATCACTGACGAGAGAACTGGCAAGGCTCGAAATGATAACTTTGAAGATCGGTATGATGACAGTGGAAGTGGCCGTGATGACTTCAGAGGCCGCGAAAATCACAAAGGAAGCCGCGATGAACTCAGAGATCGCAATGATGATCGCAGGGGAAGTCGCGATGAGCTCAGAGATCGCAATGATGATCGCAGAGGAAGCCATGATGAACTGAGAGATCGATACGAGGATCGAAGAGGAAGTCGTGATGAACTTAGAGATCGCTACGAGGATCGCAGGGGAAGTCGTGATGAACTAAGAGATCGATATGAAGATCGCAGGGGAAGTCGTGATGAACTAAGAGAACGCTATGATGACCGCAGAGATCAATATGATGACCGTAGAGATCAATATGATGATCGTAGAGATCACTATGATGATCGCAGAGGTAGTCGTGATGATCTTAGAGATCGGTATGATGACAGAAGAGATCGGTATGATGACCGAAAAGGTAGTCGTGATGACCTTAGAGATCGCTACAGATAA